CGGTTGATCGCCACCGACAGGGCCTTGCGGTAGCGCAGGTCGCGGTTGAGGTCGCGCCAGACCGGGTCGATGGCGTTCAGGTTCGGCATGAGGGCGAAGTAGGAGCCCTCGGCGCGGGTCCAGAGGCGGACGTCGAAATTCATCCGCTTCGAGGCGTCCTTGAGGAAGGTGTAGTTGTCGAAGCGCAGATAGCGGGCCTGCAGATCGGCCTCGCCGGCCGCTGCCTTGGCAGGCACCAGGGAATGCGTGCCGACGGTCAGCGTGACCTCGTCGACATAGGGCAGCTGCCGGCCATTCTCGTCGATGCGGTGGAAATAGGGGTTGCGCTCGAAGGTGAACTGCTCGGCCGGCAGCGGCGTGATGTTGCGCCAGGGGTCGAGCGTCGGCAGGTCGGGGTTCTCGGGCCGGTACATGCGCGAGAGCCGCTCGTGCAGGGCGCCCCAGTCCCGGACGCGCGCCTGCCGGACACGCGATTGCAGCGTCACCGGATCGGCATGGTCGATGTGGAACTGCCGCAGATAGCCGGACGGCATGCAGATATAGGTCGGCTGCGCCCCGGCCAGCGCCGGCAGGAAGATCGGGTTGGGCTTCGACCAGCTGTAGCGGATTTCCGTCTCGCTCAGCACCTCGAAGACCGGTGGCTCGCCGTCCGCCAGCAGTGCCTGGGGCGGGCCGCCGGGCGAGAGCCGCTTGTTGTTGGCGACATGCACCCACCAGTAGCGGAAATCCTCGGCGGTGAAGGGCGCCCCGTTGGACCAGCGATGGCCGGGGCGCAGCCGCAGGGTGAAGATGCGGCCGCCCTCGACCTCGAAGCTCTCGAGCACATCGGGCGCGATCTCGAGATTCTCGTCGTAGCCGACCAGCCGCGTATAGCCATAGAGCGTCATCATGCGGATGTCGCGCTGATCGCCCATGAGCATGCGCATCGTGCCGCCATGGCGGCCGGGCGCCCTGTCCTCGCCGGTCAGGGCGACCACGCGGGGCGAGGCCGGCACCCGCTGCGCCACTGGCGGCAGCGCGCCGGCGGCGACGCGTTTTTCGAGGAACGGGCTGTCGATCAACTGCTCGGGCCGAGCGCTCGCGGCGGGGGCGAGGCGCGGCAGTCCGGTCGCGGCTGCGGCGGCCGATCCCAGCAGCAGCGCCTGGCGGCGCGTCGGGCGCAGCGGTTTCATCAGCGCCATCTCCCGCAGTTCGGCGCCCGGGCGGGCCAGCACGAAATGGCCGTCCCCGAGCGGCAGATGGGTCAGGGCCTGGCCTTCGGGATCATGCCGGAAGACCCGGTCCCAATGGCTGGAATCGGAAGCGCCGCCGGGTGCGGCCAGCTTGAAATCGAGCTTGCGGTCGAGATCGGCGAAGGGGACCGAGCGCAGCAACGCCCTGGTGTAGGGATGGACCGGACGGCTGAAGAGCGCGTGGCGCGGCGCGATCTCGACGATGCGGCCATTGGCCATCACGGCGATGCGGTCGGCCATGTAGTTCACCACGGCGAGGTTGTGCGAGATGAACAGGAAAGTAAGCCCGCGCTCGGCCTGGAGATCCTTGAGCAGGTTGAGGATCTGCGCCTGGACCGAGACGTCGAGCGCCGAGACCGGCTCGTCGCAGATGATCAGGTCGGGATCTAGGGCGAGCGCGCGCGCGATGCCGATGCGCTGGCGCTGGCCGCCGGAGAAGGAGTGTGGGTAGCGGTTGAGGAAACGGACATCGAGCCCGACATCCTCCATCAGCGTCCTCACCCGCTCGGCCTGTTCGCCGGAGCTGCCCTTGCCATGGACCACCAGCGGCTCGCGCAGGATGTTCGACACGGTCATGCGAGGGGAAAGCGAGGAGACGGGGTCCTGGAAGATCATCTGGACCCGGGGCCGGAAGGCGCGCAGCGCCTCGCCTTCGAGGCCGAGCACGTCGACCTTGGTCCGGCCGTCGTCGAAGACGATGGAGCCCGCATCGGGTGTGACGGCGCGCATGACGATCTTGCTGACCGTGGTCTTGCCGCAGCCGCTCTCGCCGACAAGGCCGAGGCATTCTCCCCGCCGGATGTCGAAGCCGACATCGTCGACCGCCAGCACCGTCTGCTGCGTGCCCTTGCCGAAGAAGCTGCGCGAGCCGGTGGTGTAGGCCTTGCGCAGGCCGCGCACGCTCAGGAGCGGGCTGGCCTCGGCGCCGGCCTGCGGAGCGGTGCGCGGTGCGGCGGGCGGGCGGGGTCTCGCCTCGCGCAACGCCACGAGGCGTTCGCCCTCCGCCATGTCGAAATGCGGCGAGGCCTTGAGAAGGGCCTTGAGGTAGGGGTGGCGCGGCCGGCGGAAGATGTCCTCGACCGGGCCGCTCTCCATGATCTCGCCGTGATAGATCACCACCACCTCGTCGGCCATGTTGGCGACGACGCCGAGGTCATGGGTGATCAGCAGGATCGCCATGCCCATCTCGGCCTGGAGATCGCGCATCAGGTCGAGAACCTGGGCCTGGATGGTGACGTCGAGCGCCGTCGTCGGCTCGTCGGCGATCAGCAGCGCCGGCTGGCAGATCAGCGCCATGGCGAGCATGGCGCGCTGGCGCAGCCCGCCCGAGAGTTCGAACGGATAGAGTCCGTAGGCGCGCACCGGGTCCTTGAAGCCGACGCGGCCGAGCATCGCCTCGATCAGGCCGCGGGCCTCCGCCTTCGTCATGGGGCGGTGCAGGAGCAGCGCCTCCTCGATCTGGTTGCCGATCGTATGGACCGGCGAGAGCGACGACATCGGCTCCTGGAAGATCATGCCGATGCGCCCGCCGCGCAGGGCGCGGATCGCCTTGCCCTCGGCCGGCAGGGCGGCGATGTCGATGATGCTTTCTGGAGACAGGGGGTCGCGAAACAGGATCTCGCCGCCGGTCACGCCGCCGGCGCGCGGCAGCAGGCCCATGATCGCCTGGGAGATCACCGATTTGCCGGAGCCCGACTCGCCGACAAGAGCGACGGTGCGGCCGGCGGGCACGCGCAGGCTGACACCTTTGACGACATCGCGTGCGAGGCCGTGAACGGTGAAGCCGATACGCAGATCGCTGATCCGAAGGATATCCATCAGCCGCCTTCGCCGGAGCGTCGCCCCCATTTCCTCAGCACAACGCCACTAGACGCGGAAAGTGCCGGTTTGCCAACGGGTTTCGACCGGCTGCGACACCGCGCCGGACAATGTCGCCCCGCCATGACGGCTGCGTGAAAGCCGGCGCATTGCGCTCGCGTCGCGGCTGGCACACATATGGATGCTCGAAGGTCAGGACACGGGCGCCCGGTTTCGGCGCGCCGGCGAGGATTCCCGTTGGAGACCAGCCTCTTCCGATATGTCTGGGAGAAGAGCCGCGGCGAACAGATCATCGTCCTGCTCATCATCCTCGCTTCGATCCCGTTCTACTGGGCGTCCTTCGACGTGCCCAAGCGCATCGTCAACGATGCGATCCAGGGCAATGCCTTCAAGGACGGCAAGACCACAGCGACCCTGCTCGATTTCACCCTGCACCTGCCCTCCTTCCTCGGCGGGGCGAGCTTCAAGCTGTTCGAGGGATTCCAGGTCGGGCAGCTCGGCCTGCTGCTGGGCCTGAGCGGCTATTTCCTGTTCCTGGTGCTGGTCAACGGCGCGTTCAAATACGTCATCAACCTGCGCAAGGGCATCCTCGGCGAGCGCATGCTGCGCCGGATGCGCTACGATCTGTTCAGCCAGCTCATGCGCTTCCGCCCCGAGGACATCCGGGCGGTGAAGCCGGCCGAGGTCGCCAGCATGATCAAGGACGAGGTCGAGCCGATCGGCGGCTTCGTCGGCGACGCCTTCATCCAGCCGGTCTTCCTGCTGACGCAGGCGCTGACGGCGCTGACCTTCATCATGGTGCAGAGCCTCTGGCTGGGCTCGATCGCGCTCGTGATCGTGCTGGCGCAGGCGATCATCGTCCCGATCCTGCGGCGCGAGCAGCTGCGCCTGGGCCGTGAACGGCAGATCGCCTCGCGCCAGCTCGCCGGGCGCATCGGCGAGATCGTCGATGCCGGGCCGACGATCCAGGGCCATGGCGCGACGACCTATGTGCAGTCGGACATCGCCGGCCGGCTGGGGCGCCTCTTCGACATCCGCTACGCGCTCTACAAGCGCAAATTCGCGGTCAAGTTCCTGAACAACCTGCTCGCCCAGATCACGCCGTTCTTCTTCTATGCGATCGGCGGTTTCTTCGCCCTGCAGGGGCGGCTCGATATCGGCCAGCTCGTCGCCGTCATCGCCGCCTATCGCGACCTGCCGCCGCCGATCAAGGAGCTGATCGACTGGGACCAGCAGCGCAACGACGTCACGATCAAATACGAGCAGGTCATCGCCCAGTTCAACACCGAGGACCGCGTCCAGCTCGACGAGGAGGGCGGGGTCGCGCGCCTGCCGGAGGCGGGCGAGATCCGGCTCGACGGGGTGCAGATGCTGGACAATCGCGGCCAGCCCCTGCTGACGCCGCTGTCGGCGCGCATCGCGCGCCCCGGCGTCGTGGCCCTGGTCGGCCCGGCCGGCGGCGGGCTCGAGGTGCTCGGCCGCATCCTCGGGCGGCAGGCGATGAACTATTCCGGCCGGGTGATGATCGACGGCAGCCCGCTGGCGCGCATGTCGGTCGAGCGCGCGAGCCATCTGATCGGCTATGCCGGCAACGAGACCGAGATCATCGCCGGCACGATCCGCGACAACATCCTGCTGCCGCTGAAGCGGCGCCGCCCGGACATCCGTCCGCAGGGCCGGCTCTCGGCGAGCGAGCACCGGCGCTTCGTGGAATCGCTGCGGTCGGGCAACACGCCGCTGCCCTTCGAGGCCGACTGGACGGATTACGAGGGCGCGGGCGTCGCCGACGAGGCGGAGCTGGCGCAGCGGGTGAGGGCGGTGCTCGATGTGTTCGGCTGCGCCGAGGACGTCTACGAGCTCGGCCTCGACGGCAAGGTTACGGCCGGGCTGCGTGCCGAGGCCAAGGCCCAGATCGTCGATGCGCGCTGGGCGGTGGCCGAGGAGCTCGCCCGCAGCAAGCTCACCGGGCTGATCACGCCCTTCGACCCCGAGAGCTACAATGACAACGCCACGATCGCCGAGAACCTGATCTTCGGTGCGCGGATGAGCCCGCGCTTCGCCAACGAGACCCTGCTGTTCGAGCCCTATGCCCATGCGATCCTGAAGGCGGAGTCGCTGGTCGAGCCGCTGGTCGAGGTCGGCTCGCGCATCGCGAGCACGGTGGCCGAGATCTTCGCCGGGCTGCCGCACGGCCATGCGCTGTTCGAGCGCTACTCCTTCGGTTCGGGGCTGGATTTCGACCGGATGGGCGAGCTCGCGGCGCTGCTCGACAAGCATGACATGCGCAGCCCGCTCGATGCCGTGGCCGAGCGTGACCTGGTGGCGCTGGCGCTGGGCTACATCGAGCCCAAGCACCGGCTCAACCTCCTCGACGACCGGCTGCGCCAGCGGATCCTGCGGGCGCGGGCGAGCTTCAAGAACCATCTCCCCGCCGATGGGGCGGAGGATGTCGATTTCTACGATCCCGACAAGGTGATGCTCGGGGCGAGCCTGCGCGACAACCTGATGTTCGGCCGCATCGGCCACGGCGTCGCCGATGCGCGCAAGAAGGTCGCGATGATCGTGCGCAAGGCGCTGGCCCGCGCCGGCCTCGACGGGGATCTCTACCGGATCGGGCTCAACACCGATTGCGGCATCCGCGGACGCTTCCTGCCGACCCGGCTCAAGCTCGCCGTGCCCCTGGCGCAAGCGCTGATCAAGGCGCCGCAGATCGCGATCCTGGATCTCGGTGCCTTCCTCGCCACGACCGCCGAGCCAGACGCCGTCATCGCCCGGCTGCGCGAGCATTGTACCGGCATGACCCTGTTCCTTCTCGTCCGGGATGACCATCTCGTCGGTGACATCCCCCTCAGGATCGTCTTCAATGGCCCCTCGGCGACGCTGGAAAGCGGCACCGGCGAGGAGGACGAGGCGGCTCCGCCGCCTCCGTCGCGCCAGCGGAGCGGCATCGAGGCAATGGAGGCGCGGTCATGACCCTCGAAGCGGATATCTCCTGCCTGCGTCAGGTGCCGCTGTTTCGCAGCCTGCCCCTGCCGCGCTTGAAGCTGGTCGCGCTGATGGGCGAGAAGCTGCACTTCGAGCCGGGGACGCAGATCATTTCCGAGGGCGAGACTCCGGAGGGCGTCTTCGTCGTCCTGCAGGG
This portion of the Bosea sp. OAE506 genome encodes:
- a CDS encoding ABC transporter transmembrane domain-containing protein, yielding METSLFRYVWEKSRGEQIIVLLIILASIPFYWASFDVPKRIVNDAIQGNAFKDGKTTATLLDFTLHLPSFLGGASFKLFEGFQVGQLGLLLGLSGYFLFLVLVNGAFKYVINLRKGILGERMLRRMRYDLFSQLMRFRPEDIRAVKPAEVASMIKDEVEPIGGFVGDAFIQPVFLLTQALTALTFIMVQSLWLGSIALVIVLAQAIIVPILRREQLRLGRERQIASRQLAGRIGEIVDAGPTIQGHGATTYVQSDIAGRLGRLFDIRYALYKRKFAVKFLNNLLAQITPFFFYAIGGFFALQGRLDIGQLVAVIAAYRDLPPPIKELIDWDQQRNDVTIKYEQVIAQFNTEDRVQLDEEGGVARLPEAGEIRLDGVQMLDNRGQPLLTPLSARIARPGVVALVGPAGGGLEVLGRILGRQAMNYSGRVMIDGSPLARMSVERASHLIGYAGNETEIIAGTIRDNILLPLKRRRPDIRPQGRLSASEHRRFVESLRSGNTPLPFEADWTDYEGAGVADEAELAQRVRAVLDVFGCAEDVYELGLDGKVTAGLRAEAKAQIVDARWAVAEELARSKLTGLITPFDPESYNDNATIAENLIFGARMSPRFANETLLFEPYAHAILKAESLVEPLVEVGSRIASTVAEIFAGLPHGHALFERYSFGSGLDFDRMGELAALLDKHDMRSPLDAVAERDLVALALGYIEPKHRLNLLDDRLRQRILRARASFKNHLPADGAEDVDFYDPDKVMLGASLRDNLMFGRIGHGVADARKKVAMIVRKALARAGLDGDLYRIGLNTDCGIRGRFLPTRLKLAVPLAQALIKAPQIAILDLGAFLATTAEPDAVIARLREHCTGMTLFLLVRDDHLVGDIPLRIVFNGPSATLESGTGEEDEAAPPPPSRQRSGIEAMEARS